One stretch of bacterium DNA includes these proteins:
- a CDS encoding ATP-binding protein has protein sequence LEDYSDKLDDEAKDFLKRISASANRMKNMIGDLLTLSRFSKMESSFESIVPETIIKSALKRIEPIISEKNVQIKIADDLPIIYGDKVKLVEVFYNLISNAIKYNNREKPIIEIDQPMPQPAKDEVVIYVKDNGIGIEEQYYEEIFKIFKRLHTREEYGGGTGVGLPIVRKIMDDHNGRVWLESKVEQGTTFYLAFPKKVIGNL, from the coding sequence TATTAGAAGATTATAGTGATAAATTAGATGATGAGGCTAAAGATTTTCTGAAACGAATATCAGCCAGTGCCAATCGTATGAAAAATATGATTGGTGACCTCTTAACTTTATCAAGATTCTCAAAGATGGAATCCTCTTTTGAATCAATTGTCCCCGAAACAATCATTAAATCTGCACTAAAGAGAATAGAGCCAATTATCAGTGAGAAAAATGTCCAGATTAAGATAGCCGATGATTTACCCATCATTTACGGCGATAAGGTTAAACTTGTCGAGGTCTTTTATAATCTTATTTCAAATGCCATCAAATATAATAACCGTGAAAAGCCGATAATAGAAATTGACCAGCCAATGCCTCAGCCTGCAAAAGATGAGGTAGTGATTTATGTCAAAGACAATGGGATTGGTATAGAAGAACAGTATTATGAGGAGATATTCAAGATATTTAAAAGATTGCATACTCGTGAAGAATATGGTGGTGGCACAGGTGTCGGATTACCCATTGTTAGAAAGATAATGGATGACCATAACGGTCGGGTCTGGCTTGAAAGCAAAGTGGAACAGGGAACAACATTTTATCTTGCCTTTCCGAAAAAGGTAATTGGTAATTTGTAA